Sequence from the Calditrichota bacterium genome:
AACCGCTCCCGAAAGTTGCCCCCAAAAGAAGCTCCGCCCGGCGCTCATGCCCTCTCGGCGCAAGGGGGCGGAAACGGCCGTCCCCTCTGGAAAGTTTTGCAAACCGATGCCCAGTGCCAAGGCGACCGCGCTGGCAAGACCCGCAGCGGAGCCCTGGCCGGCGGCTCCAAAAGCCACGCCCACGGCAAGCCCCTCGGGGATGTTGTGGAGCGTGATCGCCAACACGAGAAGGACACTTCGTTGCCAAGCAGTTTTCAACCCCTCTGCTTCCTCCACGGGATAGCCACTGTGTAGGTGGGGCAAAATGGTATCCACCACCCAAAGAAAGCCTGCGCCCAGGAGAAAGCCTATGGCAGCCGGAAGCCATGCCGGTCCTCCTTGCTCGGCAGCCATCTCGATAGCCGGCGCGAGCAGCGACCAGAAGCTGGCGGCAATCATCACCCCGGCGGCAAAGCCGAGCATGGTGTCCAAAATCTTCTGGTTCACCCCTCGCACCACCAAGACCACGCCTGCGCCCATGGCCGTCACAAACCACGTGCCGCAGGTAGCCACCAGGGCCTGCGCCACAGGATTCAGGTCCACGAACCAGTCTCGTATCATGCCTCTGTCGCCCTCATGCTGGTCAATATCCTCCCAAGTGCGAACGAAGGCAGCCTTAGCCGCGCCATGCCATGACTTTGTCCACCACCGCCTGGGGCAGAAGCTCCGCCATGACTGCTGCCCGGGCCATGTAGCCCACCGTGTAGCGCGAACGCGGGCGCTTCGCGGTGAGCGCTCTGAGGACCGTCGCGGCCACCACCTGCGGGTCACTCCGCTT
This genomic interval carries:
- a CDS encoding ZIP family metal transporter; the protein is MIRDWFVDLNPVAQALVATCGTWFVTAMGAGVVLVVRGVNQKILDTMLGFAAGVMIAASFWSLLAPAIEMAAEQGGPAWLPAAIGFLLGAGFLWVVDTILPHLHSGYPVEEAEGLKTAWQRSVLLVLAITLHNIPEGLAVGVAFGAAGQGSAAGLASAVALALGIGLQNFPEGTAVSAPLRREGMSAGRSFFWGQLSGAVEPVAGVLGAVAVLAVKSLLPYALAFAAGAMIYVVVEELIPESQLGKHTHLATGGLVVGFVAMMVLDVALG